The genomic segment GGCGCAGCAGCACGCAGAAATTATCGAACCAGCTAACGATGCCCTGAAGCTTGACGCCGTTGATCAGGAAGATGGTGAGAGGCGTTTTGGATTTACGAACGCTGTTGAGGAACGTGTCCTGCAGGTTTTGTTTCTTTTCGTGGGACATTTAGTCGCCCTTCTTGTTAGACATTGCGAGCCCAAAGCGGGCTTCACACACAGACATAAGCAAAAGTCACGAAATCACAACGCACAGGCGTACATAATTTCGTGAAGTATCATAGGCGACAATCGGGGAACAATTCAACCGAACACGACATAACATAATATTTCGTTGGAATTCCAAACCTTTATAGGTCAATACCAGCGGAACGCCGCGCCCGCTGGATATAGGCCTCACGCAGCCTCAGCGACAATTCGCCCGGCACGCCATCGCCGATCTGCGAATCGTCGATCTGCACGATGGGCATAACGAAGGTCGAGGCCGCCGACAGGAAGGCCTCCTTGGCGCGTTTGGCTTCCTCCAGCGTAAACGCGCCTTCGGAGACATCCACACCCTCTGCCCGCAGGATGTCGAGCAGGCTGATGCGCGTCACGCCCGGCAGGATATTGGCGCGCAGGCTGCGCGTCTTCACCTCGCCCTCGGTTGTGACGATATAGACATTGGCCGACCCGCCTTCGGTCACAAAACCTTCCGCATCGACAAAGATCACATCGGAAGCCCCCGCCTCACGCGCCGCCTGTTTGGCCAGCACATTGGGTAAAAGCCCGACCGTCTTGATATCGCAGCGGCCCCAGCGGTTATCGGGGGCCGAGATCACACGGATGCCCTTGCGCGCCTTCACTTCGGCCGCCTGACGATCCACAGGCTTGGCGGTTATAATCAAAGCCGGTTTGACCGGCTCCGTCGGGAAGAAATGGTCGCGCGGGGCCACGCCGCGGCTCACCTGAAGATAGACCAGCCCCTCACCGATGCGATTGCGACGAATGACCTCGTTCAGCACCACCACCAGAGCGGCGCGCGGCATCGGCATGGCGATATGCAGTTCGCGCAAACTCCGCTCGAGCCGGTTGAGATGCCCCGCCAGATCGGCCAGTTGCCCGCCAAACACCGACCACACCTCATAGACGGCGTCGGCAAACTGATAGCCGCGATCCTCAATAGGCACGGCAGCATCGGCATGGCGCACATAGGCACCGTTCACATAGGCAATACGGGACATGGTAATCTCAATAAACCGGAACGCCTCAAAGAGACTCAGGCTCGCAAAAGACAAAAGACTCAAGGGGCCGCAGGCCCCCCAAAAAACACAAAAGACTCAAGGGGCTGCAGGCCCCCAAAAAACACAAAAGACTCAAGGGGCTGCAGGCCCCCAAAAAACACAAAAGACTCAAGGGGCCGCAGGCCCCTTGACCCCCTTAACGGTTCAGCCACGAACGTCAAGGCTGAGCACAAGCTTAGGGCACGCGCCCCTCGCCTTACACCTCTTCGTCTTCGACACCTCGAATATGGGCCAGCCCCAGTGACTTCAGCTTGCGGTGCAGGGCCGAGCGTTCCATGCCGATAAAGTTTGCGGTCCGCGAAATATTGCCGCCGAAGCGCACGATTTGCGACGACAGATATTCACGCTCAAACACTTCACGGGCATCACGCAGCGGCAGAGCGATGATGCGCTCCGGGCGGATGGCCCCGGCCACGGCCGATTCCACCACCTCAGCCGGCAGCATCTGCGCCGTGATCGGCTCGGACGGATCGCCGGAGGCTAGGATCAGCAGGCGCTCGATATTGTTGCGCAGTTGACGAACATTGCCCGGCCATTCGTGCACCTGAAGCGTTGCCATGGCGTCTTCGGACAGGGTGCGCTTGGGCAGGCCTTGAGCACGCGAGATACGCTCGATGAAGTAGTTGACCAGTTCGGCAATATCGCTGCGGCGTTCGGACAGGCCGGGTACGCGCACCGGCACCACATTGAGGCGGTGGAAGAGGTCTTCGCGGAAACGCCCGGCGGCGATTTCCTGCGTCAGATCCTTGGAGGTCGAGGAAATGACGCGCACATCGACCTGCACGTCATTGACGCCGCCAACGCGCACGAAGCGCTGTTCGACCAGCACCCGCAGGATGCGGCTTTGCGACTCCATCGGCATGTCGGCCACTTCGTCGAGGAACAGGGTGCCGCCGTGCGCGCGCTCAAACACGCCGATCTTGCGCGGGCGGCCCTCTTCGCCCTCTTCGCCGAACAG from the Asticcacaulis excentricus genome contains:
- the hfq gene encoding RNA chaperone Hfq, producing MSHEKKQNLQDTFLNSVRKSKTPLTIFLINGVKLQGIVSWFDNFCVLLRRDGQSQLVYKHAISTIMPAAPVQLYEQEEDSDD
- a CDS encoding D-amino-acid transaminase; translation: MSRIAYVNGAYVRHADAAVPIEDRGYQFADAVYEVWSVFGGQLADLAGHLNRLERSLRELHIAMPMPRAALVVVLNEVIRRNRIGEGLVYLQVSRGVAPRDHFFPTEPVKPALIITAKPVDRQAAEVKARKGIRVISAPDNRWGRCDIKTVGLLPNVLAKQAAREAGASDVIFVDAEGFVTEGGSANVYIVTTEGEVKTRSLRANILPGVTRISLLDILRAEGVDVSEGAFTLEEAKRAKEAFLSAASTFVMPIVQIDDSQIGDGVPGELSLRLREAYIQRARRSAGIDL
- a CDS encoding sigma-54-dependent transcriptional regulator, with amino-acid sequence MKVSSGVDILVVDDEADIRELIAGILEDEGYSVRTAADSGAALRAIKARKPSLCVLDIWMQGGGLDGLELLDVIRELDPDIPAIMISGHGTIETAVSAIKRGAYDFIEKPFKTERLIMVVQRALELASLRRENRRLRGQAVVPDGLIGNSAAAQLLRTTIAKVAPANSRIMISGPAGSGKELVARMIHEASPRARCEFVPISSAGVTPERLDVELFGEEGEEGRPRKIGVFERAHGGTLFLDEVADMPMESQSRILRVLVEQRFVRVGGVNDVQVDVRVISSTSKDLTQEIAAGRFREDLFHRLNVVPVRVPGLSERRSDIAELVNYFIERISRAQGLPKRTLSEDAMATLQVHEWPGNVRQLRNNIERLLILASGDPSEPITAQMLPAEVVESAVAGAIRPERIIALPLRDAREVFEREYLSSQIVRFGGNISRTANFIGMERSALHRKLKSLGLAHIRGVEDEEV